One region of Ardenticatenales bacterium genomic DNA includes:
- a CDS encoding type II toxin-antitoxin system RelE/ParE family toxin: MSDTQIELLEYLTDSGQNPFRDWLEGLRDRQARAKIRVRLNRIRLGNFGDCKSVGHGVSKLRIPHGPGYRVYFGRKDNTVVILLYGGDKKTQSRDIELAQTYWDDYLWRIR, from the coding sequence ATGAGCGATACCCAAATTGAATTGCTGGAATACTTGACCGATTCAGGACAAAATCCATTTCGGGATTGGTTGGAAGGGTTAAGAGACCGACAAGCTAGAGCAAAAATTCGTGTCCGGCTGAATCGAATTCGATTGGGAAATTTCGGCGATTGCAAAAGCGTGGGACATGGCGTAAGCAAGTTACGAATCCCACATGGACCCGGTTATCGTGTTTATTTTGGGCGCAAAGACAACACAGTTGTCATTTTGTTGTATGGGGGCGACAAGAAAACACAATCCAGAGACATTGAGTTAGCCCAAACGTATTGGGATGACTATTTGTGGAGGATAAGATGA
- a CDS encoding Ppx/GppA family phosphatase, producing the protein MSEPRFQHVAVIDLGSNTARLVVMKAIPGYSFRLQDEIREVVRLRQGMTGRGLSDAAISRAMSTLQLFRDFCHGREIDVILPTATSAVREASNGPAFVERVQQELGLSLRILSGEEEAYYATIGVLNEVPIAQGYVLDIGGGSLQVSEVCAGRFRRGQSLTLGALALTERFIEHDPPTPEEVAAVQAEIEAQLDEIRWLKASPQTMLVGLGGTIRNLARMEAVRQGYPLYTLHGFTLSRESVRASINLFCELPLAKRQKLNGLNSDRADIILPGALALLAVMRRLDVDALTVSMSGLREGVFLERFWRHLPYPVMPDVRRFSVLNLARIYQYQKNHANHVRYLAGRLFDQLAPLHGFGPPERELLDAGALLHDLGVIVGYDGHHRHSQTLIEFNGLAGYTPREIALIGLLARYHRKKDPDTSGYEVLLRAEDEGLVWQLAAILRLAEFLERGRNGNVDDVTARWTDEELRLTLIADTYPAVELWQAERNAVPLVEAAFGRRVVLDSIAAPSPGYQQNRVDA; encoded by the coding sequence ATGAGCGAACCCCGTTTTCAGCATGTGGCCGTGATTGACCTCGGTTCCAATACGGCCCGCCTGGTGGTGATGAAGGCCATTCCTGGCTACTCGTTTCGTCTGCAAGATGAAATCCGCGAGGTCGTGCGGCTGCGCCAGGGCATGACGGGACGCGGTCTTAGCGACGCGGCCATTTCGCGGGCAATGTCCACCCTGCAACTTTTTCGTGATTTTTGTCATGGCCGCGAAATTGACGTCATCTTGCCCACGGCCACCAGCGCCGTGCGCGAGGCCAGCAATGGCCCTGCCTTCGTGGAGCGTGTGCAGCAGGAGTTAGGGCTTTCGCTGCGCATTCTCAGCGGGGAGGAAGAGGCGTATTACGCCACCATTGGGGTGCTAAATGAAGTGCCCATTGCCCAGGGCTATGTGCTGGATATTGGCGGCGGCAGCTTGCAGGTGAGCGAGGTGTGCGCGGGGCGATTCCGTCGCGGCCAATCGTTGACGCTGGGGGCGCTGGCGTTGACAGAGCGGTTTATTGAACACGACCCGCCGACGCCGGAGGAGGTCGCCGCCGTTCAGGCGGAAATTGAAGCCCAGCTAGACGAAATAAGATGGTTAAAGGCGTCGCCCCAAACCATGTTGGTGGGATTGGGTGGTACGATCCGCAATCTGGCGCGCATGGAAGCTGTGCGACAGGGCTACCCGTTGTATACGCTGCATGGCTTTACGCTGAGCCGAGAATCGGTGCGGGCAAGTATCAACTTGTTTTGCGAACTGCCGCTGGCGAAGCGGCAAAAGCTAAACGGGCTGAACAGCGACCGCGCGGACATCATCTTGCCTGGCGCGCTGGCGCTGCTGGCCGTGATGCGGCGGTTGGACGTGGACGCGCTGACTGTGTCCATGAGCGGGCTGCGGGAGGGGGTGTTTTTGGAGCGGTTTTGGCGGCACTTGCCTTATCCCGTGATGCCGGATGTGCGCCGTTTTAGCGTGCTAAATCTGGCGCGTATCTATCAGTATCAGAAGAACCATGCCAACCATGTGCGCTATCTGGCGGGGCGGTTGTTTGACCAACTGGCGCCGCTGCACGGCTTTGGTCCGCCGGAGCGGGAGCTATTGGACGCGGGGGCGCTGCTGCACGATCTGGGCGTGATTGTGGGGTACGATGGTCATCATCGCCATTCGCAGACGCTGATTGAGTTCAATGGGCTGGCGGGGTATACGCCGCGCGAGATCGCCCTCATCGGCCTGCTGGCGCGGTATCACCGTAAGAAGGACCCGGACACGTCCGGCTACGAGGTGCTGCTGCGCGCGGAAGATGAGGGGCTGGTGTGGCAGTTGGCGGCGATTTTGCGGCTGGCGGAGTTTTTGGAGCGGGGGCGCAATGGCAATGTGGATGACGTGACGGCGCGTTGGACGGATGAGGAACTGCGGTTGACGCTGATTGCGGATACGTATCCGGCGGTGGAGTTGTGGCAGGCGGAGCGGAATGCCGTGCCCCTGGTGGAGGCGGCGTTTGGGCGACGGGTGGTGCTGGACAGCATTGCCGCGCCGTCTCCGGGATACCAACAGAATAGAGTTGACGCTTGA
- a CDS encoding pentapeptide repeat-containing protein has translation MIRRILGWLITGITRKHIPRILTGATIVTILALLVWITWETVDAGNMGFAEKTYWDWMELLIVPAVLAAAGLWFSNVQKRTELEIAEKERETDRELALERQRQQTLENYFDRITELILKQGLGPDADENVKRLARTCTLTVLRDLDAGRNQQVLQFLQESKLLNASFSLERADLRQVNLSHSNLIRARLRGVKLTQATLVGTLLIHADLVKANLAHADLMNADLYDADLRNANLQKANLVRANMVRSVLYGANLLGVNLSGANLRIAEVELRELLTAADLSQATMPDGRTYEEWVAAGDISAPAYPSQSTPAVTPDAAARLDHAPAPDDTVTPAAAIDEAAASSSQE, from the coding sequence ATGATAAGAAGAATCCTGGGTTGGCTCATAACAGGAATCACGCGCAAGCATATCCCCCGCATCTTGACAGGGGCTACTATCGTTACCATCCTTGCCTTGCTGGTTTGGATTACGTGGGAGACGGTAGATGCCGGCAACATGGGCTTTGCCGAGAAAACGTATTGGGATTGGATGGAATTGCTTATCGTCCCTGCCGTCCTCGCTGCCGCTGGCCTTTGGTTCAGCAACGTACAAAAACGCACCGAACTAGAAATTGCCGAAAAGGAACGGGAAACGGACAGGGAACTTGCCCTGGAGCGACAGCGGCAGCAAACTCTAGAAAACTACTTCGACCGCATCACAGAATTGATTCTGAAACAGGGGCTGGGGCCAGACGCAGACGAAAACGTCAAACGCCTGGCAAGAACCTGCACCCTGACCGTACTCCGAGACCTGGACGCAGGACGCAATCAGCAAGTACTACAATTCCTCCAAGAATCAAAGCTACTAAATGCTTCCTTCTCGCTTGAGAGGGCTGACCTGAGACAAGTGAACTTAAGTCATTCAAATTTGATTAGGGCGCGTTTGAGGGGGGTCAAGCTAACACAAGCAACGCTAGTGGGCACATTGCTAATACATGCGGACCTTGTAAAAGCGAATCTTGCACATGCTGACTTAATGAATGCCGATTTGTATGATGCAGATTTACGAAATGCTAATTTGCAGAAAGCAAATCTCGTCCGGGCAAACATGGTGAGATCTGTCTTATATGGAGCAAACTTGTTAGGAGTAAACTTATCAGGGGCTAACTTGAGGATAGCAGAAGTGGAGTTGAGAGAACTGCTAACAGCAGCGGATCTCTCCCAAGCAACTATGCCCGATGGCCGCACATATGAGGAATGGGTGGCTGCCGGGGATATTTCTGCGCCCGCCTATCCCAGCCAATCAACGCCAGCCGTCACACCCGACGCTGCCGCCCGCCTCGACCACGCCCCCGCGCCAGATGATACAGTCACTCCCGCCGCCGCAATCGACGAGGCCGCCGCATCCAGCAGCCAGGAATAA
- a CDS encoding NADPH:quinone reductase, whose translation MRAAWYESQGEARDVLVVGTMEDPVPGPGEVRIAVLRSGINPGDVKKRSSAFGVGMPFPRVIPHSDGSGNIDAVGAGVSTRMVGERVWCFGAQSYRPFGTAAEFVVVPVEQVTQLPSNASWDQGACLGIPGITAHRAVHVGGDVKGRTVLIQGGAGAVGMAAVEIAKRAGAGVIATVRSEADSTIARGAGADEVLRTDGLDSEQIVESLLALSPDGVDHVVEVAFQANVAVDEQVLKLGGSIASYATNRTNPEIPFWNLVFKNARLYFLGSDDFPVEAKRRAAADLSEMLADGWAGYPIGSVLPLDEIATAQELVEQGSQGGRVLLDLTGRTF comes from the coding sequence ATGAGAGCAGCTTGGTACGAATCGCAGGGTGAGGCCCGAGATGTCCTCGTTGTCGGCACGATGGAGGATCCAGTGCCCGGCCCAGGTGAGGTGCGGATCGCGGTCCTGCGCTCGGGCATCAACCCGGGCGATGTCAAGAAACGCAGTAGCGCTTTTGGTGTCGGGATGCCATTCCCAAGGGTCATCCCGCACAGTGATGGTTCGGGAAACATCGACGCAGTTGGCGCGGGTGTATCGACCAGGATGGTGGGTGAGCGGGTGTGGTGCTTCGGCGCGCAGAGTTATCGACCGTTCGGCACGGCGGCTGAATTCGTCGTCGTACCGGTGGAGCAGGTCACGCAACTCCCATCGAACGCTTCCTGGGACCAGGGAGCCTGTCTCGGCATACCCGGCATAACAGCTCATCGAGCTGTTCACGTGGGAGGAGACGTCAAAGGTCGCACGGTACTTATCCAGGGTGGGGCCGGCGCGGTGGGGATGGCGGCGGTGGAGATCGCCAAGCGCGCGGGTGCCGGGGTCATCGCGACGGTCCGCAGCGAAGCGGACTCGACGATAGCTCGCGGCGCGGGCGCGGACGAAGTTCTCCGAACGGACGGACTAGACTCGGAGCAAATCGTAGAGAGCTTGCTCGCCCTGAGTCCGGACGGAGTCGACCACGTCGTCGAGGTCGCCTTCCAGGCAAACGTGGCTGTGGATGAGCAAGTCTTGAAGTTGGGTGGCTCGATCGCAAGCTACGCCACGAACAGGACAAATCCCGAGATTCCTTTCTGGAACCTGGTCTTCAAAAACGCGCGGCTCTACTTCCTCGGGAGTGACGACTTCCCGGTCGAGGCAAAGCGCCGAGCGGCTGCCGACCTCTCGGAGATGCTCGCCGATGGCTGGGCTGGCTATCCCATCGGGAGTGTTCTGCCCCTCGATGAAATCGCAACCGCACAAGAGTTAGTCGAACAAGGTAGCCAAGGAGGTCGCGTTCTTCTCGACCTGACCGGGAGAACATTCTAA
- a CDS encoding sulfurtransferase — protein MHRDSVFIEADELLTKLDHSHVRIYDATILFFRSESDPATAYDKYLQGHIPGAAFFDHQAFSDTHSKYEYMLLPEAELLKQIGRIGISQETQVILYAVGILPAATRAWWILRYAGHNNVRVLNGGLAAWVKAGGKLEQEARQYEETQFEGQFRPGMFVGKEAVLKAMGDSSIRTEYALPPQMYEGAFIPGSSFLSAMDLMQGMDALVSDDVFVPRLKEEARHQRVVTYCGGGIAATVNAIAHLIAGNENVAVYDGSLIEWMGEGLPLAQYEGV, from the coding sequence GTGCATAGAGATAGCGTTTTTATAGAAGCGGATGAACTGCTCACCAAACTGGACCACAGCCACGTTCGCATTTACGATGCCACGATCTTGTTTTTCAGAAGCGAATCCGATCCGGCAACTGCCTACGACAAGTATCTCCAGGGGCACATCCCCGGTGCGGCCTTCTTTGATCATCAAGCATTTTCAGATACGCACAGCAAGTATGAATACATGCTCTTGCCGGAAGCCGAACTCTTGAAACAAATAGGGCGGATCGGCATCTCGCAAGAGACACAAGTCATACTTTATGCCGTCGGCATACTCCCTGCCGCCACCCGCGCCTGGTGGATCCTGCGGTACGCGGGTCACAACAATGTGCGCGTCCTTAACGGCGGGCTTGCGGCCTGGGTAAAGGCGGGCGGGAAACTGGAACAGGAAGCCCGCCAATATGAAGAAACGCAGTTCGAGGGTCAATTCAGACCAGGGATGTTCGTTGGCAAGGAAGCAGTCTTGAAAGCAATGGGAGATAGCAGCATTCGGACGGAGTATGCGTTGCCCCCTCAGATGTATGAAGGCGCATTTATCCCCGGCTCGTCGTTCCTCTCCGCAATGGACTTGATGCAAGGAATGGATGCGCTCGTGTCCGACGACGTATTCGTCCCTCGGCTGAAAGAAGAAGCGCGTCATCAGCGTGTGGTGACCTATTGCGGCGGCGGTATTGCCGCCACCGTAAATGCGATTGCGCATCTAATTGCCGGGAATGAAAATGTGGCCGTGTATGATGGCTCCCTGATTGAATGGATGGGCGAAGGGCTGCCGCTCGCGCAATACGAGGGTGTATAG
- a CDS encoding putative addiction module antidote protein yields the protein MNPTTANYETGLKASLADPEEAAAYLNAALEENDQEVFLLALRDITEARGFSRVAQDASLNRENLYRMLSPAGNPQLSSLKTLLHSIGLRLAVEVETT from the coding sequence ATGAACCCAACAACCGCAAACTATGAAACTGGACTGAAAGCGTCCCTGGCCGACCCCGAAGAAGCGGCGGCTTATCTGAATGCGGCGCTTGAAGAAAATGACCAGGAAGTTTTTCTGTTAGCTTTACGCGACATCACCGAAGCGCGTGGTTTTTCACGGGTGGCGCAAGACGCTTCATTGAACCGAGAAAACCTTTACCGAATGCTATCCCCTGCTGGAAATCCGCAGTTGTCCAGCTTGAAAACGCTATTACATAGCATTGGGCTGCGTTTAGCCGTTGAAGTGGAAACAACGTAA
- the typA gene encoding translational GTPase TypA, with translation MLTKRTNLRNIAIIAHVDHGKTTLVDGLLRQARVFRSNQQVAERVLDSNDLERERGITILAKNTAITIDDPQTGERVKINIVDTPGHADFGGEVERVLNMVDGVLLLVDAAEGPMPQTRFVLKKALEMGHRAIVVINKVDRRDAGPERVLNETFDLFIELGATDEQADFPVVYAVATKGQAGYTPALGPDLQPLFETILRQVPPPTVDADAPLQMLVTTLAYDQYRGLTAVGRVFAGKITLDQPLARITRGGEILVERARYLFVHDGLERLEVESASAGEIVAVAGLESVAIGETLADPDNPRPLPTIEVEEPTVRMSFSINNSPFAGREGRWVTSRHLRARLYEELKHNVALRVDETESADTFIVSGRGELHLAILIETMRREGYEFQVSRPEVIFHEGPDGEKQEPYEEVHIDTSPDTVGTVVEMLGKRRGEMLNMQDMDNGSIHLTYIVPTRGLLGFRYQFLTATRGMGIMHTLFHGYGSLAGEIPSRSRGSLVAWEMGLTNTYGLKNAEPRGMLFVGPGVEVYQGMVVGEHQRPGDLDVNVCKTKHLTNMRQSIRDIDVRLTPPRQMSLDEAIEYLAEDELLEVTPTSLRIRKRILDMHIRARDAKRTRQALAA, from the coding sequence ATGCTTACGAAACGAACCAATTTGCGAAATATCGCCATCATCGCCCACGTGGACCACGGCAAAACCACCCTTGTCGATGGTCTGCTGCGCCAGGCGCGCGTCTTCCGCAGCAACCAGCAGGTGGCCGAGCGCGTCCTCGACTCCAACGATCTGGAGCGCGAACGTGGCATCACCATCCTCGCCAAGAATACGGCCATCACCATTGACGACCCGCAAACGGGCGAGCGCGTGAAAATCAACATCGTAGACACGCCCGGCCACGCCGACTTCGGCGGCGAAGTGGAGCGGGTGCTAAACATGGTGGACGGCGTGCTGCTGCTCGTGGACGCCGCCGAAGGTCCCATGCCCCAGACCCGCTTTGTCCTCAAGAAGGCGCTGGAGATGGGACATCGCGCCATTGTCGTCATTAACAAGGTAGACCGCCGCGATGCCGGCCCGGAACGGGTGCTCAACGAAACCTTTGACCTCTTCATTGAACTGGGAGCCACGGATGAGCAGGCGGATTTCCCCGTCGTCTATGCGGTTGCCACCAAAGGACAGGCGGGCTACACCCCGGCCCTCGGACCCGACTTGCAGCCCCTGTTCGAGACGATCTTACGCCAGGTTCCCCCGCCAACGGTGGACGCGGACGCGCCGCTGCAAATGCTGGTGACGACGCTGGCTTATGATCAATATCGCGGTCTCACGGCTGTTGGTCGGGTTTTTGCCGGCAAAATCACCCTGGACCAACCGCTGGCACGGATCACACGCGGCGGCGAAATCCTGGTGGAGCGCGCCCGCTACCTGTTTGTGCATGACGGCCTGGAACGCCTCGAAGTGGAATCCGCCAGCGCCGGCGAAATCGTCGCCGTTGCCGGTCTGGAGAGCGTGGCTATCGGCGAGACCCTGGCCGACCCGGACAACCCACGCCCGCTGCCCACCATTGAGGTGGAAGAGCCAACGGTGCGCATGAGCTTCAGCATCAACAACTCCCCCTTTGCCGGGCGGGAAGGGCGCTGGGTGACATCTCGCCACCTGCGCGCGCGCCTCTACGAGGAGTTGAAGCACAACGTCGCCCTGCGCGTGGACGAAACCGAAAGCGCCGACACCTTCATTGTTTCCGGGCGTGGCGAACTGCACCTGGCCATCCTCATCGAAACCATGCGCCGCGAAGGGTACGAGTTCCAGGTATCCCGCCCAGAAGTCATCTTCCACGAAGGGCCAGATGGCGAAAAGCAAGAACCCTATGAGGAGGTCCATATTGACACTAGCCCAGACACCGTGGGCACGGTTGTGGAAATGTTGGGCAAACGGCGCGGCGAGATGCTGAACATGCAAGATATGGACAACGGCTCCATCCACCTGACCTACATCGTGCCCACGCGCGGTCTGCTTGGGTTTCGCTACCAGTTCCTCACCGCTACCCGTGGCATGGGCATCATGCACACCCTCTTCCACGGCTATGGTTCCCTGGCCGGCGAAATCCCTTCCCGCTCACGCGGCTCCCTGGTCGCCTGGGAAATGGGCCTCACCAACACCTACGGCCTGAAAAACGCGGAGCCGCGAGGCATGTTGTTCGTGGGACCGGGCGTGGAAGTCTATCAGGGGATGGTCGTGGGCGAACACCAGCGTCCGGGCGACCTGGACGTGAACGTCTGCAAAACGAAACACCTGACGAACATGCGTCAGTCTATCCGCGACATAGACGTGCGCCTCACGCCGCCACGCCAGATGAGCCTGGATGAAGCCATTGAATACCTGGCCGAGGATGAGCTGCTGGAAGTCACCCCCACCAGCCTCCGCATCCGCAAACGCATCCTGGACATGCACATCCGCGCCCGCGACGCCAAGCGCACGCGGCAGGCCCTGGCCGCATGA
- a CDS encoding putative toxin-antitoxin system toxin component, PIN family — translation MIRAVADTNVLVSAAIKPRGEAGRVLAHWQNGEFTLLYGTALLEELIDVLNRPHLRDKYRLTPHYLHLFLGVIRIRGEKVEPTHRVTVCRDPHDDMFLDVALNGEADYVISNDNDLLVLSPFEDIQIITPSAFLRQLEHQNR, via the coding sequence GTGATACGAGCCGTCGCTGACACCAATGTGCTGGTCAGCGCCGCCATTAAGCCGCGCGGTGAGGCTGGCCGTGTCCTGGCGCATTGGCAGAACGGCGAGTTTACGCTGCTGTATGGTACGGCGTTGCTGGAAGAGTTGATTGATGTCTTGAACCGTCCCCATCTGCGCGATAAGTATCGTCTGACTCCGCACTATCTTCACCTCTTTTTAGGCGTCATTCGGATACGAGGGGAGAAGGTCGAACCAACACACCGGGTAACGGTATGTCGCGACCCCCACGATGACATGTTTTTGGATGTGGCTCTCAACGGTGAAGCCGATTATGTAATCAGCAACGATAATGATTTGTTGGTCCTGTCGCCATTCGAAGACATTCAGATTATTACACCATCAGCTTTTCTGAGGCAACTTGAGCATCAGAACAGGTGA
- a CDS encoding DUF4256 domain-containing protein codes for MNHIDNNEKALSPEQRDELLDVLKARFEKNMHRHANVGWAEVRAKLDANPGKLWSLHEMERTGGEPDVVGYDGETGEYIFYDCAAESPKGRRSLCYDREAWEARKEHKPESNAMDMAADMGIDLLTEAQYRALQQLGNFDTATSSWVRTPAEIRELGGALFCDRRYNTVFVYHNGAPSYYAARGFRGSLKV; via the coding sequence ATGAACCACATAGATAACAACGAAAAGGCACTATCACCAGAACAACGTGACGAATTGCTAGACGTCTTAAAAGCACGTTTTGAGAAAAACATGCACCGTCATGCCAACGTTGGATGGGCGGAAGTACGAGCAAAACTCGACGCGAATCCGGGGAAACTGTGGTCGCTCCATGAAATGGAGAGAACGGGCGGCGAACCGGATGTTGTTGGTTATGACGGGGAAACGGGTGAATACATTTTTTATGATTGCGCGGCGGAAAGTCCCAAAGGCCGTCGCAGTCTCTGTTATGACCGCGAGGCCTGGGAGGCACGGAAAGAACATAAACCAGAAAGTAATGCAATGGACATGGCCGCGGACATGGGGATTGATCTATTAACGGAAGCGCAATACCGGGCGTTGCAGCAACTGGGAAATTTCGACACGGCGACGTCCAGTTGGGTGCGAACGCCGGCTGAAATTCGAGAACTCGGCGGCGCGCTCTTTTGTGATCGCCGTTACAACACCGTCTTTGTGTATCACAACGGCGCCCCGTCTTACTACGCCGCCAGAGGGTTCCGCGGCTCGCTCAAGGTTTGA
- a CDS encoding CPBP family intramembrane metalloprotease, with protein sequence MPHFQTKWSASTSALILGFIEGCWHIPLIFMPGDVRFGMPIWVLVLPYLAVGIFRAWVYNNTGESVLAAVLFHAAGNVTGEVIPFNVPSIYFFYIIEFVVALAIILLYGPKTLIRDKVATDTIIRQ encoded by the coding sequence TTGCCGCATTTTCAGACAAAGTGGAGTGCATCAACATCTGCTTTGATCTTGGGTTTTATCGAGGGCTGTTGGCATATTCCATTAATCTTCATGCCTGGTGATGTGCGTTTTGGGATGCCTATTTGGGTATTGGTATTGCCCTACCTGGCGGTAGGAATTTTCCGTGCATGGGTTTACAACAACACAGGCGAAAGTGTGCTGGCAGCAGTGCTATTTCACGCCGCGGGAAATGTTACGGGAGAAGTCATACCCTTCAATGTTCCCAGTATATACTTCTTCTATATCATCGAATTTGTGGTTGCCCTGGCCATTATTCTACTATATGGACCCAAGACACTAATCCGAGACAAGGTAGCAACTGACACGATAATCCGACAGTAA